The Streptomyces uncialis genomic interval CCGACGACCCGCAGCCCGGGGCTGCCGGACATCAGGACCCGCAGCCCGGCGCGGACCAGCGGCTGGTCGTCGACGAGCAGTACCCCGACCGTGGGATCGCGGTCCCCGGGAGCGGTGGGGCCGGTCATCGCGCGGCCACCGGGACCGGCAGCCGGGCGGCCACCTCGAAGCCGCCGCCGGGGCGGGGCCCCGCGGTGCAGCGGCCACGCAGCAGCGCCGCGCGTTCGCGCATCCCGGTGATGCCGTAGCCATGGCCCGGGGTCCGGCGGCCCCGGCCGTCGTCGGTGACGGTGAGGGACAGCGCGCCGTCCCCGTAGTCGACGACCACCCGGCAGCGGGGCGTCGCGGCATGGCGTATCACGTTGGTGATCGACTCCTGGACGATACGGAACCCGGCCGCCTCCAGATCGGCGGGGAGCGGGCGCCGTTGACCGCGGAACTCGATGTCGACGTGGACGCCCGCGTCCCGCGCGGTGGCGACCAGCCGGCCGAGGTCCGCGAGGGTGGGCGCGGGGTCCAGCGGCGGCGCCTGGGGGTCGGTGTGCCGAAGCGCCCCGAGCATGTGCCGCAGTCCGGCGAGGGTGTCCCTGCTGGTGGTCTCGATGGCGGCGAGCGCGGCCTTCGCCTCGTCCGGATGGCCGGCGATGACCCGGCGGCCCACCCCGGCCTGGATGGCGATGGCGCCGATGCTGTGGGCGACCATGTCGTGCAGTTCGCGGGCGATACGCAGCCGTTCGGCGGTGACGGCGTGGGCCGCCGCCTCGGCCCGTACCGTCTCGGCGTGCTCGCGGCGCTCATGGATCAGATGGGCGGTGGTCCAGGTGGCGGCGAGCCCGAGGACCAGGAACATCACGGAGGAGAGGTGGTTGTCCGCACCGGTGCGGTAGTGGCCGACGAGGGCGACATGGGTGCCGAGCGCGAGCACGGCGGCCGTCGCGGTGCGCGCCGTGCCCCCCTGCCCGGCGGCGATCCGGCCGACGACCGCGTAGGACAGCAGGGCCTGGAGGGTGGCGAGCTGCCAGCCAGGGCCCTCGAACCCGGGCATGAACGGCTGGCGCGCGGCGGCCGAGGCGAAGGTGACGACGGCGGGGAACGAGCCCGCGAGGATCAGCAGCAGGGCGGGCAGCGGCCGTCGGCGCACCAGGGGCAGCGTCAGGACGGCGAGCGCGGCGAACGG includes:
- a CDS encoding sensor histidine kinase, which translates into the protein MNIAPRERGPRRLPPAATEFLAWTGALAYPVLLCVTAMDEREPTGVRLLPFAALAVLTLPLVRRRPLPALLLILAGSFPAVVTFASAAARQPFMPGFEGPGWQLATLQALLSYAVVGRIAAGQGGTARTATAAVLALGTHVALVGHYRTGADNHLSSVMFLVLGLAATWTTAHLIHERREHAETVRAEAAAHAVTAERLRIARELHDMVAHSIGAIAIQAGVGRRVIAGHPDEAKAALAAIETTSRDTLAGLRHMLGALRHTDPQAPPLDPAPTLADLGRLVATARDAGVHVDIEFRGQRRPLPADLEAAGFRIVQESITNVIRHAATPRCRVVVDYGDGALSLTVTDDGRGRRTPGHGYGITGMRERAALLRGRCTAGPRPGGGFEVAARLPVPVAAR